In Notolabrus celidotus isolate fNotCel1 chromosome 22, fNotCel1.pri, whole genome shotgun sequence, one genomic interval encodes:
- the marc1 gene encoding mitochondrial amidoxime-reducing component 1, with protein sequence MDLRHAVLDAFSQNKKAALLIGGAVLGLGLGYKYLRKTEKVVRVGVVSQLLIHPLKSGRAVSVALAECQKIGLKFGELQDRHWLMVTEDGHMVTGRQEPRLVLVSLTCEGGHVCLNSAGMEELRFPVKQPENAVIDCRVFGKDIQGRDCGDEVSRWLTRVLEAEKTYRLVHFEHQMTARRPTEGETMFQKYEVAYSDMAPVMLLSESSVKDLSSKLEKDVTVERFRPNIVISDCEAFEEDSWEALQIGSVRLQRVMSCGRCIFTTVDPETGIISRKEPLETLKSYRLCDPSEKHIYKSSPLFGQLHTVNKTGILQVGDVVYKISR encoded by the exons ATGGACCTCAGGCACGCCGTGCTGGACGCGTTTTCTCAGAACAAGAAGGCAGCTCTCCTGATCGGGGGAGCAGTTCTGGGCCTCGGGCTCGGATATAAATATCttagaaagacagagaaagtaGTTCGTGTGGGCGTCGTGTCGCAGCTCCTCATTCACCCTCTGAAGTCTGGCAGAGCTGTGTCTGTGGCTCTGGCTGAGTGTCAGAAAATCGGGTTGAAGTTCGGAGAGCTGCAGGATCG ACACTGGCTGATGGTCACAGAGGATGGTCACATGGTGACGGGCAGGCAGGAGCCTCGCCTGGTGCTCGTGTCTCTGACCTGCGAGGGAGGTCATGTTTGTCTCAACAGCGCGGGCATGGAGGAGCTGCGGTTCCCCGTGAAACAGCCCGAGAACGCCGTCATTGACTGCAG agtgTTTGGAAAAGACATTCAGGGACGTGACTGCGGCGATGAAGTCTCCCGCTGGCTCACTCGTGTCCTGGAGGCGGAGAAAACCTACCGCTTGGTGCACTTTGAGCACCAGATGACCGCCAGGAGGCCGACGGAGGGCGAGACCATGTTCCAAAAATATGAG GTGGCCTACTCGGATATGGCTCCTGTGATGCTGCTGTCCGAGTCCTCTGTGAAAGATCTCAGCAGCAAGTTAGAGAAGGACGTCACGGTGGAGCGTTTCCGCCCAAACATCGTCATCAGTGACTGCGAGGCTTTCGAAGAG GATTCTTGGGAAGCGCTCCAGATTGGCAGCGTGCGACTGCAGCGTGTAATGTCGTGTGGACG atGCATTTTTACAACGGTTGATCCTGAAACAGGAATAATTAGCAGGAAGGAGCCTCTGGAAACACTGAAGAG CTATCGTCTGTGCGACCCGTCTGAGAAGCACATCTACAAGTCGTCCCCGTTGTTTGGACAGCTGCACACCGTGAACAAGACCGGCATCCTGCAGGTCGGGGACGTGGTCTACAAGATCAGCCGTTGA